Sequence from the Wielerella bovis genome:
TTTTAGATACACCTGAAAATGCCGCTTTAAAATCAATAAGCGATTTAAATGGCAAACGTATTGCTGTCAATGGTGGTAGTAGCACAGCGGTTGCTACTGCTCAAGAATTAGCAGGTTCAGCAGATAGAGTAGAAAAGGCAGATAGTTTTTACCTTTCTTTGGCAGCTATGTACAATGGAAAAGCTATTGGTACCTTGGGTGATAGTCGTATTTTGCAGTATTATGATGCAAAAACTCCTGAAATTAAAACACGTGCTATTTCTTTGGGCGACAAACCTAAATATATTGCATTTGCTGTGAAAAAAGGTAATACCGAATTACGAGATAAAATTAATCAAGGTCTGAAAATAGTCAAAGAAAATGGCACATACGACCAATTACTGAAAAAATGGTTTGACCAAGATAGCACAAAATAAAATGTCTAGGGTAGCCTGTAACTTGTGTAAATCTATTTTAAACTAATACAAGGGCGGATTTCATATCTGCCCTATCATTTTTAGGTCAAAATCTTTGCAAAATCTATTGTTGTTTCAAATTAACACAAACAAGGTGACAGCGACCGCCGTGTACAATGGTATAGTGAATTCAATTTAAACCAGTACAGCGTTGCCAGCTCTCTTATGTACTGAAACTTTTGCAAAACTCCTAAAATTTGACATTGAAAAATTTTAATTTTTTGAATTTTAAGAAATTTATTTTTTCAAAAAGTTCAAAAAATAGGGTTTTGCAAAGGTTTCGTATGTGTACACGGCAGTCGCTGTCGCCTTGTCCTGATTTAAATTGAATCCACTATAATTTGAAACGACTATAGCCTAGAACCTGTATTCACATAAAATAGCAATAAAAGCAAGCTATTAAGATAATGAATACAGGTGCTTAATTACTATTACTCTGGTAATTCAGGTACTTTTAATGCATCAGCAGGCACCTCACCAGTCAATGTATTCAAAAATGCAACAATATCTTCAACTTCTTGTTGTGATAACGTTTTACCTAATTGAGTTTCAGCCATCACACTGACCGCAGTTGCTAAATCTGGCGTAGCTCCATTATGGAAATAAGGTGCGGTTTTTGCCACATTACGCAAACCAGGTACACGGAAAAAATATTTATCCGAATCTTTTTGTGTAACTTCAAACAAACCTTCATCGTGTGGTTCTTTGCTGTCAATAAAATTCCAGTAAGGACCTTTAACTAAACCAAATTTTTGGAATGTGCCATTACTCAAAGTAGCACCTGTATGGCAAGTAATACACGCATTATCTATGAAAGCTTTCACGCCGCGTTTTTCTTGTTCATTCAAGGCATTCACATCACCTTTCAAATAATTATCCCATTTACTAGGTGTCAGCAAGGTTCGTTCAAATGCACCAATCGCATGCGCAATATTATCAATCGTTGGCTTACCACCTTGGTCAGCATAAGCTGTTTTAAATGAATCTGCATAGCCTTGAATGCTTTCTACTTTTTTCGCTACCGCATCCAAATCAGGCATTGCCATTTCTTTAGGATTAACCAAAGGTCCTTTGGCTTGCTCTTCTACTGTTTCTGCACGACCATCCCAAAATTGTGAAGTAAGCAAAAAAGCATTTAATGCAGTAGGCGAATTACGCGCACCAAAAACTCCTTTGTGTGCACCTTCACTGGTTGGTGTCATGCGGTCATCGGCACCAAAATTTGTCAAACTATGGCAAGTATTACAACTTTGGCTATCATTAACCGATAAACGTGGCTCATACCACAACTGCTGACCCAATTTCACTTGCTCATCTGTATAAGCATAAGATTTTTTAGTTTCTTCTAAACTTGGCAGTGGTTGAAAAAATGATTGTGCTTGTTTCAGCAATTGCGCATCTTCTGCTGAAACAGATTGGCTATTAACACTAGAAGAAGCTGTTGATGCACTTGATGCGCTTGATGGTGCAGGTAGCGGTTCCGTACAGGCACCCAATGCCAACATTGTGAACAAAAGAGAAAAAGCTGTGGTTTTGTGGTTCATGATGTTTCCTTTAAAACGGGATTGTGAAAATAACAACGGAATATTGAATTTTTTTACATCATACAAGGTCTTAATAAAATCTCTTTTTGACAAATATCAAACAATATTTTTTGATAGGTTTTTACTATATATGTCATATAAATATAAAAGGTAGCCTGAAATGCCAAATCTAGCAAGTTCTCTAAATTTCATTTTAGAATCAATAAATTTTCAATAGAATACCAATCATTTATAGTTAGTTAAAATAAAAATAACACCACATTGCCAGTTACCTTATGTACTTATTTGTACACAGTAATTACCGCTACCTTGTTGTTTAGTTTTATTCCAACCGATGATACCCATTATAGACATAATGTCTAATAAACCAATTTTCAAAAATAAAACTGGACGGTTTATCAAAAATACTATTGCCATATTGTCCAAAATCAGTATAATCCACAATAAGAAATTCAATTTGGACAAATTATCATGCAACTAGACATTGAACAATTAATCGCTTATTTTGGTGGCGTCAACGCACTTGCTGAAGCTTTAAAGCAATACGACCCTAAAAATGCTGCCAGCACTGCTGCTATTTATAAATGGCGTACGCGAGGTTCTTTGCCTTTGGCACAGTTGCAAAAATTATCCGAATTAGCACAGCATCAAGGCAAATCTTTGGATTTGAACGCATTTATTAAACAACAACCTGAATTGGACAAACCCATCATGAATACGAGCAACCGCATTATTATTTTTGATACCACTCTGCGCGATGGCGAGCAATCCCCTGGTGCAGCTATGACCAAAGAAGAAAAATTACGCATTGCACGCCAATTAGAAAAAATGGGTGTGGACGTGATTGAAGCAGGTTTTGCCGCTGCCAGTGATGGCGATTGGGAAGCGGTACATGAAATTGCGAAAAATATCAA
This genomic interval carries:
- a CDS encoding cytochrome-c peroxidase, translated to MNHKTTAFSLLFTMLALGACTEPLPAPSSASSASTASSSVNSQSVSAEDAQLLKQAQSFFQPLPSLEETKKSYAYTDEQVKLGQQLWYEPRLSVNDSQSCNTCHSLTNFGADDRMTPTSEGAHKGVFGARNSPTALNAFLLTSQFWDGRAETVEEQAKGPLVNPKEMAMPDLDAVAKKVESIQGYADSFKTAYADQGGKPTIDNIAHAIGAFERTLLTPSKWDNYLKGDVNALNEQEKRGVKAFIDNACITCHTGATLSNGTFQKFGLVKGPYWNFIDSKEPHDEGLFEVTQKDSDKYFFRVPGLRNVAKTAPYFHNGATPDLATAVSVMAETQLGKTLSQQEVEDIVAFLNTLTGEVPADALKVPELPE